The following are from one region of the Acanthopagrus latus isolate v.2019 chromosome 2, fAcaLat1.1, whole genome shotgun sequence genome:
- the LOC119006698 gene encoding pregnancy zone protein isoform X2 gives MVATPAVIEAGAQTKFCASLLQPSETLVMTVTLISQEKRTVLFEETTSTEFHTCVQFQAPFVQEDEVQNFKVEVQGATFHSEEVRKVMIKIYQPVTFIQTDKPIYLPGQTVHFRVITLDTKFRPVSTLPIPAVSGRGQGTPWTSRQSLMAEAAMQGVVNVSVTAEAVASHMSCDNEIVSVPERGRIDVVTRPLIVKAEGSEMTKAYNWLLCPKGDILGRALRNLDGLLKMPTVQKNNHHAVNRSLSCLNESISDLNNTYTTALLAYVFTLAGDMETRAHLLEQLDKVALNQGHSGGSSGSGSLLHSGVQSGGFKHSDSPVLQWPADI, from the exons ATGGTAGCCACTCCTGCAGTAATTGAAGCTGGAGCTCAGACCAAGTTCTGTGCGAGTCTCCTGCAGCCCAGTGAGACTCTGGTCATGACCGTCACTCTGATCTCCCAAGAGAAGAGGACGGTCCTCTTTGAGGAGACAACCAGCACAGAATTTCATACCTGTGTGCAGTTTCAG GCTCCTTTTGTGCAGGAAGATGAGGTGCAGAATTTCAAGGTAGAGGTACAAGGCGCCACGTTTCACTCAGAAGAAGTCAGAAAAGTCATGATCAAAATCTATCAACCCGTCACATTCATCCAAACTGATAAACCAATTTACCTCCCTGGACAAACAG TGCATTTCAGAGTCATCACACTGGACACCAAGTTCAGACCAGTCAGCACGCTG ccaatcccagctgtctctgggcgagggcagggtacaccctggacaagtcgccagtcactgatggcagaggctgccatgcaag GGGTTGTGAATGTGTCAGTAACTGCTGAGGCTGTGGCATCTCACATGTCGTGTGACAATGAGATCGTGAGCGTGCCAGAGAGAGGTCGCATTGATGTGGTCACACGACCTCTCATAGTAAAG GCTGAGGGAAGTGAGATGACAAAAGCCTACAACTGGCTGCTCTGTCCTAAAG GCGACATTCTGGGCCGAGCGCTGAGGAACCTGGATGGACTGCTGAAGATGCctactgtacaaaaaaacaac CATCATGCAGTGAACAGGAGCTTGTCTTGCCTCAATGAGTCCATCAGTGACCTCAACAACACCTACACCACAGCACTGCTGGCGTATGTCTTCACCCTGGCAGGAGACATGGAGACCCGTGCTCACCTTCTGGAGCAGCTTGACAAGGTTGCATTAAACCAAG gaCACAGTGGTGGCTCTTCAGGCTCTGGCTCTCTACTCCACTCTGGTGTTCAGTCTGGAGGGTTCAAGCACAGTGACAGTCCAGTCCTCCAGTGGCCAGCTGACATTTGA
- the LOC119006698 gene encoding pregnancy zone protein isoform X1: MKANPFGQYMVATPAVIEAGAQTKFCASLLQPSETLVMTVTLISQEKRTVLFEETTSTEFHTCVQFQAPFVQEDEVQNFKVEVQGATFHSEEVRKVMIKIYQPVTFIQTDKPIYLPGQTVHFRVITLDTKFRPVSTLPIPAVSGRGQGTPWTSRQSLMAEAAMQGVVNVSVTAEAVASHMSCDNEIVSVPERGRIDVVTRPLIVKAEGSEMTKAYNWLLCPKGDILGRALRNLDGLLKMPTHHAVNRSLSCLNESISDLNNTYTTALLAYVFTLAGDMETRAHLLEQLDKVALNQGHSGGSSGSGSLLHSGVQSGGFKHSDSPVLQWPADI, translated from the exons GCAGTACATGGTAGCCACTCCTGCAGTAATTGAAGCTGGAGCTCAGACCAAGTTCTGTGCGAGTCTCCTGCAGCCCAGTGAGACTCTGGTCATGACCGTCACTCTGATCTCCCAAGAGAAGAGGACGGTCCTCTTTGAGGAGACAACCAGCACAGAATTTCATACCTGTGTGCAGTTTCAG GCTCCTTTTGTGCAGGAAGATGAGGTGCAGAATTTCAAGGTAGAGGTACAAGGCGCCACGTTTCACTCAGAAGAAGTCAGAAAAGTCATGATCAAAATCTATCAACCCGTCACATTCATCCAAACTGATAAACCAATTTACCTCCCTGGACAAACAG TGCATTTCAGAGTCATCACACTGGACACCAAGTTCAGACCAGTCAGCACGCTG ccaatcccagctgtctctgggcgagggcagggtacaccctggacaagtcgccagtcactgatggcagaggctgccatgcaag GGGTTGTGAATGTGTCAGTAACTGCTGAGGCTGTGGCATCTCACATGTCGTGTGACAATGAGATCGTGAGCGTGCCAGAGAGAGGTCGCATTGATGTGGTCACACGACCTCTCATAGTAAAG GCTGAGGGAAGTGAGATGACAAAAGCCTACAACTGGCTGCTCTGTCCTAAAG GCGACATTCTGGGCCGAGCGCTGAGGAACCTGGATGGACTGCTGAAGATGCctact CATCATGCAGTGAACAGGAGCTTGTCTTGCCTCAATGAGTCCATCAGTGACCTCAACAACACCTACACCACAGCACTGCTGGCGTATGTCTTCACCCTGGCAGGAGACATGGAGACCCGTGCTCACCTTCTGGAGCAGCTTGACAAGGTTGCATTAAACCAAG gaCACAGTGGTGGCTCTTCAGGCTCTGGCTCTCTACTCCACTCTGGTGTTCAGTCTGGAGGGTTCAAGCACAGTGACAGTCCAGTCCTCCAGTGGCCAGCTGACATTTGA